A portion of the Simkania negevensis Z genome contains these proteins:
- a CDS encoding 3-deoxy-D-manno-octulosonic acid transferase, producing the protein MKFLLSLVYDCALFVLMLGFFPRLLWQTVRHGKYRKSFLSRLQRKGPCPTSKRGVIWLHAVSVGEVKALSTLTPHIRKTCPGAFLLVSTLTETGQDEAKRLIKEADAFCYLPLDFSWIVRRFVKRLNPDLLILVEGDFWLNLLKEVKKGGGSVVLVNGKISEKSLKRYLFLKSFGQELFQKVDLFCVQSEEYMKRFLKLGVTPEKLTVIGNLKYDIPAPEPTDAELAEWREKLGIEPSDLVLTMGSTHEQEEELLLNALKPIWNKYDNLKLLVVPRHPERFRTVEKLIEDEGTQFACYSALSKRKGNEKIILIDEMGVLPKCYRISNLSIVGGSFVEGIGGHDIFEPAKMGIPVLFGPHMHKQVELSQNLIQSGVGKQIPIDELTAILEKYLSHPSSMKEDGEKGKQFAQKVMGSAFRTWKAIERYATSS; encoded by the coding sequence ATGAAATTTCTCCTTTCTTTAGTTTATGACTGCGCTCTTTTTGTACTTATGCTCGGTTTTTTTCCAAGACTTCTGTGGCAAACAGTTAGGCATGGGAAATATCGGAAGAGTTTTCTTTCTCGTCTGCAGAGAAAAGGGCCTTGTCCTACATCAAAGAGAGGGGTTATTTGGCTTCACGCCGTTTCAGTTGGAGAAGTCAAAGCTCTCTCCACATTAACGCCCCATATTCGAAAAACTTGCCCAGGTGCTTTTTTACTTGTTTCAACATTGACTGAAACCGGGCAAGATGAGGCCAAACGCCTCATTAAAGAGGCTGATGCTTTTTGCTATTTACCTCTTGATTTTTCCTGGATTGTTCGTCGTTTTGTCAAGAGGCTTAATCCCGATCTCTTGATCTTAGTTGAAGGAGATTTTTGGCTTAACCTTCTCAAAGAAGTGAAAAAAGGTGGGGGCTCAGTTGTCTTGGTGAATGGAAAGATCTCGGAAAAGTCGCTCAAACGGTACCTTTTCTTGAAATCCTTTGGCCAAGAACTCTTTCAGAAAGTTGATCTCTTTTGCGTTCAAAGCGAAGAGTACATGAAGCGGTTTTTAAAGCTAGGAGTGACACCTGAAAAACTGACTGTGATTGGCAATTTGAAATATGATATCCCTGCGCCGGAGCCAACAGACGCCGAACTTGCAGAGTGGAGAGAAAAATTAGGAATCGAGCCGTCTGATCTTGTCCTCACTATGGGTTCGACTCACGAGCAGGAAGAAGAGCTTCTCTTAAACGCTCTAAAGCCTATCTGGAACAAATATGACAACCTGAAGCTGCTTGTTGTCCCAAGACATCCTGAACGGTTTAGAACAGTCGAAAAATTGATTGAAGATGAAGGAACTCAATTTGCTTGTTATTCTGCCCTTTCAAAGCGGAAAGGGAATGAAAAAATCATTCTCATTGATGAAATGGGAGTCCTGCCCAAGTGTTACCGAATTTCTAACTTGTCGATTGTTGGTGGAAGCTTTGTCGAAGGAATAGGAGGGCATGACATTTTTGAACCCGCAAAAATGGGGATTCCAGTTCTTTTTGGCCCTCATATGCACAAACAGGTTGAACTTTCTCAAAATCTCATCCAATCTGGCGTTGGGAAACAAATTCCCATCGATGAGCTCACTGCTATTTTAGAAAAATATTTATCGCATCCATCCTCCATGAAAGAAGATGGAGAAAAGGGAAAGCAGTTTGCTCAAAAAGTCATGGGTTCTGCTTTCCGAACGTGGAAGGCGATAGAAAGATATGCAACTTCTTCTTGA
- the leuS gene encoding leucine--tRNA ligase, whose translation MSQEKYNHIEVERKWQTYWKENQLFKAKVDPSKPKYYILDMFPYPSGAGLHVGHVTGYTATDILARYKRQKGYNVLHPMGWDSFGLQAEQYAVRTGTHPKITTEKNINTYRRQLQSLGFSYDWDREFATSDPDYYKWTQWIFSKLYEQGLAYEAEILVNYCPALGTVLANEEVENGKSREGGYPVERRPLRQWILKITAYAERLLADLETLDWPEYLKILQRNWIGKSEGAEVVFLENESKQPITVFTTRHDTLFGTTFLVLSPEHPLVNKITTDDQKEDVEAYQQKTTAKSDMERTDLNKEKSGVWTGAYARNPINNELIPIWIADYVLMGYGTGAVMAVPGGDERDFEFAKKFGLKIIPPYDPLLKDYLDDLPADMAEEDFRLEILAGNRCWTKGGVVINGKSELFDINGLEIEAAKNKVADWLETHKCGRRTTTYKLRDWLFSRQRYWGEPFPILHLEDGTKRLLDLDELPLVLPELTDYKPQGEGRTPLENVPEWVEITDPKTGKKALRETNTMPQWAGSCWYYLRFCDPHNENAAWGEKEEKYWMPVDMYVGGVEHAVLHLLYARFWHKVLYDLDLVSTTEPFQTLRNQGLVTARAFKRLGGGYVDAHHVMKKGDEYFEEGGDEKLLSLVEKMSKSKLNGVTPDEIVQELGADSLRLYEMFMGPFDKEKLWNSEAISGCRRFLDRFFQLVTSDKVIGKEEGEGMKLAHILVKGVENDIESMLYNTAISKMMEFVNAFVKLDSYPKKALQMAVQALSPFAPHLAEECWEILGKEPGSLTFEPYPQADPKYLEEASAVYVVQINGKFRGKWELPKGQSQDELLEFVKGEEKIAKHLQGEIMKVIFVPDKLINLVVKP comes from the coding sequence ATGAGCCAAGAAAAATACAACCACATCGAAGTCGAACGAAAGTGGCAAACGTACTGGAAAGAAAATCAACTTTTTAAAGCGAAAGTCGACCCCTCAAAGCCCAAGTATTACATCTTAGATATGTTTCCTTACCCTTCTGGTGCAGGACTTCATGTCGGACACGTCACTGGATATACAGCAACCGATATTCTAGCGCGCTATAAGCGGCAAAAAGGATACAACGTCTTGCATCCGATGGGGTGGGATAGTTTTGGGTTACAAGCTGAGCAGTATGCCGTGCGGACAGGTACACATCCTAAAATCACGACAGAAAAAAACATCAATACTTACCGCAGACAACTTCAATCTCTTGGGTTTAGCTATGATTGGGACCGTGAGTTTGCAACAAGCGACCCAGACTACTACAAATGGACTCAATGGATTTTCAGTAAACTTTATGAGCAAGGGCTTGCTTATGAAGCAGAAATCCTAGTGAACTACTGCCCAGCTCTTGGAACAGTTTTGGCAAATGAAGAGGTCGAAAACGGGAAATCACGCGAAGGAGGGTACCCTGTTGAACGACGTCCTCTCCGTCAATGGATCTTAAAAATCACTGCCTATGCAGAACGTCTACTTGCTGATTTAGAAACATTGGATTGGCCCGAATATTTGAAAATTCTTCAAAGGAATTGGATTGGGAAAAGTGAAGGAGCCGAAGTTGTTTTTTTAGAGAATGAATCCAAACAACCAATCACCGTCTTCACAACTCGGCACGACACCCTATTTGGAACGACCTTTTTAGTTCTTTCTCCAGAACATCCCCTTGTAAATAAAATTACAACTGATGATCAGAAAGAAGATGTCGAAGCGTATCAGCAAAAGACTACAGCAAAAAGTGATATGGAGCGGACCGATCTAAACAAAGAAAAGTCAGGTGTTTGGACAGGCGCTTATGCAAGAAACCCGATCAACAATGAACTCATTCCCATCTGGATTGCAGACTATGTTTTGATGGGATACGGTACTGGGGCTGTCATGGCCGTTCCAGGAGGGGATGAACGGGACTTTGAATTTGCCAAGAAGTTTGGTCTCAAAATCATTCCTCCGTACGATCCTCTTTTAAAAGATTATTTAGACGACCTCCCAGCCGATATGGCAGAAGAAGATTTTCGCTTAGAAATTTTAGCTGGAAATCGGTGCTGGACAAAAGGTGGGGTAGTGATCAATGGAAAGAGCGAATTATTCGACATCAACGGTCTTGAAATAGAAGCTGCAAAAAACAAAGTTGCCGATTGGCTTGAAACGCATAAATGTGGAAGACGGACAACAACCTATAAATTACGTGACTGGCTCTTTTCAAGGCAAAGATACTGGGGTGAGCCCTTTCCGATTCTCCATTTAGAAGATGGAACCAAGCGTCTCCTCGATTTAGATGAACTTCCACTCGTTCTTCCCGAACTGACCGATTATAAACCCCAAGGCGAAGGACGCACACCGCTTGAAAATGTTCCAGAATGGGTTGAAATAACAGATCCGAAAACAGGAAAAAAAGCCCTTCGTGAAACAAACACCATGCCACAGTGGGCCGGCTCCTGCTGGTACTATCTCCGATTTTGCGATCCCCACAATGAAAATGCAGCATGGGGAGAAAAAGAAGAAAAATATTGGATGCCTGTTGATATGTATGTTGGAGGTGTCGAACACGCTGTGCTTCATCTACTGTATGCACGATTTTGGCATAAAGTTCTCTATGATTTAGACCTTGTTTCAACAACCGAGCCCTTTCAAACTCTCCGGAACCAAGGGCTTGTTACGGCAAGAGCCTTTAAGCGCCTTGGAGGAGGGTATGTCGATGCTCATCATGTGATGAAGAAAGGAGACGAATATTTCGAAGAAGGAGGAGACGAAAAACTGCTCTCACTCGTTGAAAAAATGTCTAAATCGAAGCTCAATGGAGTGACACCTGACGAAATAGTCCAAGAACTCGGTGCTGATAGCCTGCGACTCTATGAAATGTTCATGGGCCCCTTTGATAAGGAAAAGCTCTGGAATAGCGAAGCCATCAGCGGCTGCCGCCGCTTTCTCGACCGGTTTTTTCAACTTGTTACCTCTGATAAAGTCATAGGTAAAGAAGAAGGAGAGGGGATGAAACTCGCTCATATTCTTGTAAAAGGGGTTGAAAATGACATTGAATCGATGCTTTACAATACGGCAATTTCCAAAATGATGGAGTTTGTCAATGCCTTCGTCAAACTCGATTCCTATCCGAAAAAAGCACTACAAATGGCCGTGCAAGCGCTTAGTCCATTTGCACCTCACTTGGCAGAAGAGTGTTGGGAGATTTTAGGAAAGGAGCCTGGCTCATTGACCTTTGAACCCTATCCTCAAGCAGATCCGAAGTACTTAGAAGAAGCCTCTGCTGTTTATGTTGTCCAAATCAATGGTAAATTTCGTGGAAAATGGGAACTACCGAAAGGGCAATCTCAAGATGAGCTTCTCGAATTTGTCAAAGGAGAAGAAAAAATTGCAAAACATCTTCAAGGAGAGATTATGAAAGTGATCTTTGTTCCAGACAAACTCATCAATCTTGTTGTTAAGCCATGA
- a CDS encoding TerC family protein: MLDQTFSLIDIPRLLTLTFLEGILSVDNALALALIVRHLPPMEKKKALFVGLVSAIILRAIGILSAAYLIQIFWIQIAGGAYLLYLACSHLLTQSKHKEKKGKAKKPSFWKVVILVELTDFAFAVDSILAGLALIGVRFTPPHLPPKIWIVYFGGVMGIILMRFAARLFTSLIERFPGLELGAHLIVGWIGLKLILEASLKATIAYYTGLPTWVGILFWVGVVAFFISSFFFKKKGSIDSNS, from the coding sequence ATGCTCGATCAAACTTTTTCTCTCATAGATATTCCACGTCTATTGACATTGACGTTTCTCGAAGGAATTCTATCAGTTGATAACGCTCTCGCGCTAGCTCTCATCGTGCGTCATCTTCCCCCGATGGAAAAGAAGAAGGCTCTCTTTGTGGGACTTGTTTCGGCGATCATTTTGCGCGCCATTGGAATTTTATCAGCAGCCTATCTCATCCAGATTTTTTGGATCCAAATTGCTGGAGGAGCCTACCTCTTATACCTCGCATGCTCCCATCTTCTGACCCAAAGTAAACACAAAGAAAAGAAAGGAAAAGCTAAAAAGCCTTCTTTTTGGAAAGTTGTCATTCTCGTTGAGCTCACCGACTTTGCCTTTGCGGTTGATTCAATTTTAGCAGGTCTAGCGCTTATTGGGGTTCGTTTCACACCGCCCCATCTTCCGCCGAAGATTTGGATTGTCTATTTTGGAGGGGTCATGGGGATTATCTTGATGCGGTTTGCAGCGCGTCTCTTCACTTCACTCATTGAGCGCTTCCCCGGTCTCGAGCTTGGTGCCCACCTGATCGTTGGCTGGATCGGCCTTAAACTTATCCTAGAGGCCTCGCTCAAAGCTACCATAGCCTATTATACCGGTCTTCCGACCTGGGTGGGAATTCTCTTTTGGGTAGGAGTTGTCGCATTTTTTATCTCGAGTTTCTTTTTTAAAAAGAAGGGTTCCATTGATTCTAACTCTTAA
- a CDS encoding CC0125/CC1285 family lipoprotein, whose amino-acid sequence MKKRLILTTGLAALLLVGCSTSYHQKGFFGDGYSDYRVNQDKFAVTFRGNEYTDSEDVRRFALTRAAELTLQNGFRYFKILSEKDISRQAIETSTTEQNESVVQRKVKKQAPGIDLMIRCFDQEPEGDAIDARDFLSYNQPKK is encoded by the coding sequence ATGAAAAAAAGACTCATTCTCACGACTGGACTTGCAGCTCTTCTCCTTGTCGGATGCTCAACCTCCTATCACCAAAAGGGCTTTTTTGGCGATGGCTACAGCGATTACCGTGTTAACCAAGACAAATTTGCCGTGACTTTCAGAGGAAATGAATATACCGATTCAGAAGATGTCCGCCGTTTTGCTCTCACACGTGCAGCCGAATTGACTCTTCAAAATGGATTCCGCTATTTTAAAATCCTTTCTGAAAAAGATATCTCACGCCAAGCTATTGAAACATCTACAACAGAACAAAATGAATCAGTTGTGCAGAGGAAAGTTAAGAAGCAAGCTCCAGGGATTGATCTCATGATCCGTTGCTTTGATCAAGAGCCTGAAGGCGATGCCATCGATGCAAGAGATTTTTTGTCGTATAATCAACCGAAGAAATAG
- the smpB gene encoding SsrA-binding protein SmpB, with product MKSESELVSNRRARHEYEILETVEAGIVLLGTEIKSLRNHGGSLQDAYVIIDKGEAYLKQASIAPYKFGNVFNHEERRDRKLLLHFYEITKLKKSIEQKGLTIIPLAMYLKKGIVKVKLGVAKGKKRHDKRHAIKEREEKRSIARILKQQG from the coding sequence ATGAAAAGCGAATCAGAACTAGTCTCAAACAGACGTGCTAGGCATGAATATGAAATTCTGGAAACCGTCGAAGCGGGAATTGTATTGCTCGGAACAGAAATCAAATCTCTCAGAAATCATGGGGGATCGCTTCAAGATGCCTATGTGATCATCGATAAAGGTGAAGCTTACTTAAAGCAGGCTTCCATTGCCCCCTATAAATTTGGCAATGTCTTCAATCATGAGGAGCGGCGAGACCGGAAACTCTTGCTTCACTTCTATGAGATCACGAAATTGAAAAAGTCAATTGAGCAAAAAGGACTCACAATCATTCCTCTTGCAATGTATTTGAAAAAAGGAATCGTCAAGGTTAAGCTCGGTGTGGCTAAAGGGAAAAAACGGCATGATAAACGGCATGCGATCAAAGAACGGGAAGAAAAACGGTCTATTGCGCGCATATTGAAACAACAGGGTTGA
- the dnaN gene encoding DNA polymerase III subunit beta, with amino-acid sequence MKVIISRTELVQLIGTIQGVVSSKPAIPILANILIEAFDGNLIISATDLTVSTRAQTMANVIEEGAITLPAKRFFQLVREMTAQDVEIECTTGEIAYVRGGSSEFRINGIHKSEFPSLPDMSQGQSFTLSGGTFKEMLSKSVFAAAREDSRHVLNGVLMQIEGSTATFVGTDGKRLAKIHTSIEIDTEHKHDYLLPLKACEEIVKMIDEDEALKISLLPDKVGIEVGSTTLVTKLLSGDYPDIERVIPTASEQKFTLHREELMSLLKQIALFTSEKNHSVHFIFNPGELTLTANSSDIGDGKVSMPVDYSGDKFEIAFNPFYFHDILRHCKDETVSFAITNAHNPGLITDSSTANFVIMPMRLSA; translated from the coding sequence ATGAAAGTTATCATCTCAAGAACCGAATTGGTTCAACTTATCGGAACCATTCAAGGAGTCGTTTCTTCTAAGCCTGCGATTCCTATTTTGGCAAATATTCTCATTGAAGCCTTCGATGGAAATCTCATCATCAGCGCAACCGATTTGACTGTGAGTACACGAGCACAAACTATGGCCAATGTCATTGAAGAGGGTGCAATCACCTTGCCCGCAAAACGGTTCTTCCAACTCGTTCGCGAGATGACAGCTCAAGATGTCGAAATTGAGTGCACCACTGGTGAGATTGCCTACGTTCGCGGGGGCAGCTCAGAGTTTCGTATCAATGGAATCCATAAAAGCGAATTCCCTTCTCTTCCTGATATGAGCCAAGGGCAGTCATTTACTCTGTCTGGAGGAACATTTAAAGAGATGCTCTCAAAGTCGGTCTTTGCCGCAGCACGCGAGGATAGTCGTCATGTACTCAATGGGGTCCTCATGCAAATCGAAGGGAGCACGGCAACTTTCGTGGGAACCGATGGAAAGCGGCTTGCAAAAATCCATACCTCGATCGAAATCGATACAGAGCACAAACACGACTACCTCCTCCCCCTCAAGGCATGTGAAGAAATCGTGAAAATGATCGACGAAGATGAAGCGCTTAAAATCTCACTTCTTCCGGATAAAGTTGGCATTGAAGTCGGATCGACAACCCTTGTGACTAAACTCTTGTCTGGAGATTATCCTGATATTGAGCGTGTGATTCCTACAGCATCTGAGCAAAAGTTCACGTTGCATCGTGAGGAGCTTATGTCTCTTCTCAAGCAGATTGCCCTTTTCACGAGTGAAAAAAACCACTCAGTGCATTTCATCTTCAATCCAGGTGAACTCACACTGACTGCGAATAGTAGCGACATCGGAGATGGAAAGGTCTCGATGCCGGTCGATTATTCAGGAGATAAGTTTGAAATCGCGTTTAATCCGTTTTACTTTCATGATATTTTGCGTCACTGTAAAGATGAAACGGTCTCGTTTGCGATCACAAACGCCCACAACCCCGGGCTCATTACCGACTCCTCGACAGCGAATTTTGTGATCATGCCGATGCGGCTATCTGCGTGA
- the recF gene encoding DNA replication/repair protein RecF (All proteins in this family for which functions are known are DNA-binding proteins that assist the filamentation of RecA onto DNA for the initiation of recombination or recombinational repair.), translating to MQLKQLVLRNFRNYVDEAVTFSPGVNLIYGKNGAGKTNLLEALYLLSTGRSFRTAHLTDLIRTDSSHFYIEAQFEKDGIDQSLSIGFDGKNRKIHHNAATLSNFSHLLGILPSVLYAPTDSQLVAGAPIDRRRFLNIQLAQCDPLYVHHLMRYHKAMKNRNALLKTKTEKSLDSWEEMMAHSAVYLMEKRAALIEGLKPKLQEFTKVLSDENDFFDLVYAPSISMKHLDQLQTIFQKGRKKEFLLGTTLNGPHRDDFLISYNKTEAKIYASEGQKRTCVAALKLSERDRLTKEEALLSIDDFGIHLDERRKSLLHTAISSVGQVFLTVPSDEFIGEVAHDRFLYVEGGTVTSDQLYVGKVY from the coding sequence ATGCAACTCAAGCAGCTCGTACTTCGCAATTTTCGCAACTATGTGGACGAGGCTGTCACTTTTAGCCCCGGCGTGAATCTCATTTATGGAAAAAATGGGGCTGGAAAAACCAATTTGCTCGAAGCGCTCTACTTACTCAGTACAGGGCGCTCATTTCGAACAGCACATTTAACAGACCTCATTCGGACTGACAGTTCCCACTTCTACATTGAAGCACAATTCGAAAAAGATGGAATCGATCAATCTCTTTCTATTGGATTCGATGGCAAAAATCGGAAGATCCATCACAATGCTGCAACACTCAGCAATTTTTCTCATTTGCTTGGAATTCTCCCTTCTGTTTTGTATGCCCCAACTGATAGCCAACTTGTTGCTGGTGCACCTATTGATCGGAGGCGCTTTTTAAATATCCAGCTTGCGCAATGTGATCCTCTCTATGTCCATCACTTGATGCGCTACCACAAAGCTATGAAAAATCGAAATGCTCTACTCAAGACGAAAACAGAGAAAAGCCTCGATAGTTGGGAAGAAATGATGGCCCACTCTGCGGTCTATTTGATGGAAAAACGGGCAGCTCTTATCGAGGGGCTCAAGCCCAAGTTGCAAGAGTTTACCAAAGTGCTGTCTGATGAAAATGACTTTTTTGATCTTGTCTATGCCCCTTCAATTAGTATGAAGCACTTAGACCAGCTCCAGACTATTTTCCAAAAGGGACGCAAAAAAGAATTCCTCTTAGGAACCACTTTAAATGGGCCACACCGCGATGATTTTCTGATTTCATACAACAAAACAGAAGCAAAGATTTACGCCAGTGAGGGGCAAAAGAGAACCTGCGTTGCGGCTTTAAAATTATCCGAAAGAGACAGGCTGACAAAAGAAGAAGCTTTGCTCAGTATTGATGACTTCGGGATTCATTTAGATGAGAGACGGAAGAGTTTATTGCATACAGCAATCTCATCTGTTGGACAAGTGTTCTTAACCGTCCCTTCAGATGAATTCATTGGAGAAGTGGCACATGACCGCTTTCTTTATGTCGAAGGGGGAACTGTGACTAGTGATCAACTATATGTGGGTAAGGTATATTGA